From Candidatus Binatia bacterium, one genomic window encodes:
- the rpoB gene encoding DNA-directed RNA polymerase subunit beta: MASQVAENFRPRRNFGKIKKVVDIPNLIEIQRRSYDDFLQKDVASDERTDLGLQAVFKSVFPIRDFNDTSELDFVSYTIGQPKFDIDECHQRGNNYAAPLKVTVHLVIYDVDPATGARSIKNVKEQEVYFGEIPLMTPHGTFMINGTERVIVSQLHRSPGVFFDDDKGKTHSSGKLLFKARIIPYRGSWIDLEFDPRDIMYVRIDRRRKFHASVLLRALGMNTEDLLNYYYKKDTIVLKDGQASRIFRPELHGGIKVGRDIRHPDSNVILIKEGRKLTKGALRQLEGAGVELLPIASEDLIGKVACYDIPDPDTGEVLIECNEEITPEILEVLQERKINRFDVLFVESTGPWLRNTMLQDKVADSDEAIMEIYKRLRPGDPPTRETARTFFDNLFFNKDRYDLSKVGRLKLNHKLRVDAPLDQGTLRAADILEVVRYLNDLKNGIGQIDDIDHLGNRRVRAVGELVENQYRIGLVRMERAIKERMSLQDIETLMPQELINYKPVAAVIKEFFGSSQLSQFMDQTNPLSEVTHKRRLSALGPGGLTRERAGFEVRDVHPTHYGRVCPIETPEGPNIGLIASLSTYARVNNYGFVETPYRKAAEGSVTDEIRYLSALEEEDHVIAQANAKVDPEGNFTANLISARAAGEFQQVPPSQIEFMDVSPNQLVSVAASLIPFLENDDANRALMGSNMQRQAVPLLRTDAPLVGTGVESIVARDSGVTLVAQRDGVVESVDATRIVIRADKLKTDGNDTGIDIHSLVKYQRSNQSTCINQKPIVKTGDRVTAGDVIADGPATEMGELALGRNVLVAFMPWGGYNFEDSILISERVVKEDLFTSVHIEEFECVARDTKLGPEDITRDIPNVGEEALADLDESGIIRIGAEVHPSDILVGKITPKGETQLSPEEKLLRAIFGEKAGEVRDTSLKVPPGVEGTVIEARVFSRKGVTKDERSRQIEEDEVARLKKDEEDQVRILRESTGRKAKSLLVGKTTTTRVSDDHRRQLLAKGQELTAEDIDENVPSAYWGDIRIGDEAAEQELEQTCRAMREQIDRLNSVTVEKIERLQGGDELAPGVIKMVKVFVAIKRKLQVGDKMAGRHGNKGVLSRILPEEDMPYLADGTPVDIVLNPLGVPSRMNVGQILETHLGWAARNLGVGLNAAASNGGDTEHLRSELTDLYGEQYKEVFSDLEEGDLKSIAKKAAGGIHTATPVFDGASEDEIFGLLTRAGLSDTGQTTLYDGKSGEAFSQPVTVGIIYILKLHHLVDDKIHARSTGPYSLVTQQPLGGKAQFGGQRLGEMEVWALEAYGAAYTLQEMLTVKSDDVVGRTRMYEAIVKGESVLEPGLPESFNVMLKELQSLGLDVELLEEETQQTPPPAIPAAE, from the coding sequence ATGGCATCTCAGGTTGCTGAGAATTTCCGTCCCAGGCGTAACTTCGGGAAGATCAAGAAGGTTGTCGACATCCCGAATCTCATCGAGATTCAGCGGCGGTCGTACGACGACTTCCTGCAGAAGGACGTCGCCTCGGATGAGCGCACAGACCTCGGTCTGCAGGCGGTCTTCAAGTCCGTCTTCCCGATTCGCGACTTCAACGACACCTCTGAGCTGGACTTCGTCAGCTACACGATTGGCCAGCCGAAGTTCGACATCGACGAGTGTCATCAGCGCGGGAACAACTACGCCGCACCGCTAAAGGTGACCGTCCATCTGGTCATCTACGACGTCGATCCGGCGACCGGCGCGCGCTCGATCAAGAACGTGAAGGAGCAGGAGGTCTACTTCGGCGAGATTCCGCTGATGACCCCGCACGGCACGTTCATGATCAACGGCACGGAGCGCGTCATCGTTTCGCAGCTCCACCGTTCCCCGGGCGTCTTCTTCGACGACGACAAGGGCAAGACCCACTCCTCGGGCAAGCTCCTCTTCAAGGCCCGCATCATTCCGTATCGTGGCTCCTGGATCGATCTCGAATTCGACCCGCGGGACATCATGTACGTGCGCATCGACCGTCGCCGGAAGTTCCATGCATCCGTGCTGCTGCGCGCCCTCGGGATGAACACCGAGGATCTGCTCAACTACTACTATAAGAAGGACACGATCGTCCTGAAGGACGGCCAGGCGAGCCGTATCTTCCGTCCCGAGCTTCACGGCGGGATCAAGGTCGGCCGCGACATCCGTCATCCGGACAGTAACGTGATCCTCATCAAGGAGGGCCGCAAGCTCACGAAGGGCGCATTGCGGCAGCTCGAGGGCGCCGGCGTCGAGCTGCTGCCCATCGCCTCAGAGGACCTCATCGGCAAGGTCGCCTGCTACGACATCCCGGATCCGGATACCGGTGAGGTGTTGATCGAGTGCAACGAGGAGATCACTCCGGAGATCCTCGAGGTGCTGCAGGAGCGCAAGATCAACCGCTTCGACGTGCTCTTCGTCGAGAGCACTGGTCCCTGGCTTCGCAACACGATGCTGCAGGACAAGGTCGCTGACTCGGACGAGGCGATCATGGAGATCTACAAGCGTCTCCGCCCGGGTGATCCGCCGACCCGCGAGACGGCCCGTACGTTCTTCGACAACCTGTTCTTCAACAAGGACCGCTACGATCTCTCGAAGGTCGGCCGCCTCAAGCTGAACCACAAGCTGCGAGTCGATGCGCCCCTCGATCAGGGCACCCTTCGCGCCGCCGACATCCTCGAGGTCGTTCGCTACCTGAACGATCTGAAAAACGGCATCGGCCAGATCGACGATATCGATCACCTCGGCAACCGGCGTGTTCGCGCGGTCGGCGAGTTGGTCGAGAATCAGTACCGCATCGGTCTGGTTCGCATGGAGCGCGCCATCAAGGAGCGCATGAGCCTGCAGGACATCGAGACGCTGATGCCGCAGGAGTTGATCAACTACAAACCGGTCGCGGCCGTGATCAAGGAGTTCTTCGGCTCCTCGCAGCTGTCCCAGTTCATGGATCAGACGAACCCGCTCTCGGAGGTCACCCACAAGCGTCGCCTTTCGGCACTCGGACCGGGTGGTCTCACGCGCGAGCGGGCGGGCTTCGAGGTTCGCGACGTTCACCCGACCCACTATGGTCGTGTCTGTCCGATTGAGACTCCTGAAGGCCCGAACATCGGTCTGATCGCGTCGCTCTCGACCTACGCCCGGGTGAACAACTACGGCTTCGTCGAGACTCCGTACCGCAAGGCGGCCGAAGGTTCCGTCACCGACGAGATCCGATACCTGTCCGCACTCGAAGAGGAAGATCACGTGATCGCCCAGGCGAACGCGAAGGTCGACCCCGAGGGCAACTTCACGGCGAATCTGATCTCGGCGCGTGCGGCGGGTGAGTTCCAGCAGGTGCCTCCTAGTCAGATCGAGTTCATGGACGTGTCGCCGAACCAGTTGGTGTCGGTGGCGGCCTCGCTCATCCCGTTCCTCGAGAACGATGATGCGAACCGTGCGCTCATGGGATCGAACATGCAGCGGCAGGCGGTGCCTCTCCTGCGTACCGACGCTCCGCTCGTGGGCACCGGCGTCGAGTCGATCGTCGCCCGGGACTCGGGTGTGACACTGGTCGCGCAGCGCGACGGGGTCGTCGAGAGCGTCGATGCCACGCGGATCGTGATTCGTGCCGACAAGCTCAAGACCGACGGCAACGACACCGGAATCGATATCCACTCCCTGGTGAAGTACCAGCGCTCGAACCAGAGCACGTGCATCAACCAGAAGCCGATCGTCAAGACCGGCGACCGAGTGACGGCCGGCGACGTCATCGCCGACGGTCCCGCCACGGAGATGGGCGAGTTGGCACTCGGCCGGAACGTCCTCGTGGCCTTCATGCCCTGGGGTGGCTACAACTTCGAGGACTCGATTCTCATCAGTGAGCGTGTGGTGAAGGAGGATCTCTTCACCTCGGTGCACATCGAAGAGTTCGAGTGCGTCGCACGCGACACGAAGCTCGGCCCCGAAGACATCACGCGGGACATTCCGAACGTCGGTGAGGAGGCCTTGGCCGATCTCGACGAGTCGGGAATCATCCGCATCGGTGCCGAGGTTCATCCGAGCGACATCCTCGTCGGCAAGATCACCCCGAAGGGTGAGACGCAGCTGTCTCCGGAAGAGAAGCTCCTCCGCGCCATCTTCGGCGAGAAGGCGGGCGAGGTTCGTGACACCTCCCTCAAGGTGCCCCCGGGCGTCGAGGGTACGGTCATCGAGGCGCGCGTGTTCTCCCGCAAGGGCGTCACGAAGGATGAGCGCTCGCGTCAGATCGAAGAGGATGAGGTTGCCCGTCTGAAGAAGGACGAGGAAGACCAGGTCCGCATTCTTCGCGAGAGCACCGGGCGGAAGGCCAAGAGCCTTCTCGTCGGGAAGACCACCACGACTCGTGTGAGCGACGACCATCGTCGTCAGTTGCTGGCCAAGGGCCAGGAGCTCACCGCCGAGGACATCGACGAGAACGTTCCGTCGGCGTACTGGGGCGACATCCGCATCGGTGACGAGGCGGCCGAGCAGGAGTTGGAGCAGACCTGTCGCGCGATGCGCGAGCAGATCGACCGGCTGAACTCGGTCACGGTCGAGAAGATCGAGCGCCTCCAGGGCGGCGACGAACTCGCACCGGGCGTCATTAAGATGGTCAAGGTTTTCGTGGCCATCAAACGCAAGTTGCAGGTCGGCGACAAGATGGCCGGTCGCCACGGCAACAAGGGCGTTTTGTCCCGGATCCTTCCGGAAGAGGACATGCCCTATCTGGCCGACGGTACTCCGGTCGACATCGTCCTCAACCCGCTCGGCGTTCCGTCCCGCATGAACGTGGGACAGATCCTCGAGACGCATCTGGGCTGGGCGGCACGGAACCTTGGGGTGGGGCTCAATGCGGCCGCCTCGAACGGTGGCGATACGGAGCATCTGCGTTCGGAGCTCACGGATCTCTACGGGGAGCAGTACAAAGAGGTCTTCTCCGATCTCGAAGAAGGTGACCTCAAGTCGATCGCGAAGAAGGCCGCGGGTGGCATTCACACCGCCACGCCGGTCTTCGACGGGGCGTCGGAGGACGAGATTTTCGGCCTCCTCACCCGGGCGGGTCTGTCGGATACCGGTCAGACGACGTTGTACGACGGCAAGAGCGGCGAGGCGTTCTCGCAGCCGGTGACCGTCGGCATCATCTACATCCTGAAGCTTCACCACCTCGTCGACGACAAGATCCACGCTCGTTCGACGGGCCCGTACTCTCTCGTCACGCAGCAGCCTCTGGGTGGCAAGGCTCAGTTCGGTGGGCAGCGTCTCGGTGAGATGGAGGTGTGGGCACTCGAGGCGTACGGCGCCGCCTACACCCTGCAGGAGATGTTGACGGTGAAATCAGACGACGTGGTCGGTCGCACGCGAATGTACGAAGCCATCGTCAAGGGCGAGTCCGTCCTCGAGCCGGGTCTGCCGGAGTCCTTCAACGTCATGTTGAAGGAGCTGCAGAGCCTCGGCCTCGATGTCGAGCTGCTCGAGGAAGAAACCCAACAAACGCCACCCCCGGCGATCCCGGCGGCGGAGTAG
- the rpmG gene encoding 50S ribosomal protein L33 has protein sequence MRDLVALQCEECKRKNYTTTRNKKRTTEKLTMKKFCAACRSHRPHKEVKV, from the coding sequence ATGCGAGATCTCGTGGCGCTTCAGTGTGAAGAATGTAAACGCAAGAACTACACGACCACGCGGAACAAGAAGCGTACGACCGAAAAGCTCACGATGAAGAAGTTCTGTGCAGCGTGTCGGAGTCACCGCCCTCACAAAGAGGTCAAAGTCTGA
- the lptF gene encoding LPS export ABC transporter permease LptF has protein sequence MGRTLHRYVFLQVLGPFAAGLALFTFILLIARIMKLVELVVNRGVPLGQVLLLFSYILPAFLEVTVPMALLLAILMAIGRMSSDSELIALRASGLSLYQISVPIAAFAVLIFAASMMLSLHARPWGNTRLKTGIFELARTRATAGLTEHVFNDDFAGLVIYVEEIEPPGTELRRILLSDRRNPEQENTVIASRGTLVADETAQTLHLRLQDGVTFTNEPAHKEFHKTDFVEYDVSLDLGQALGQFETRDRDPSEIPFAELQKIVADSSGTTEKALSERIELARRVAIPFAALIFPLLAIPLGLQPVRAVRSRGLAMSLAIILIYYLLLTAGDALAANEVLPVPVALWLPNSILGVSGMILFFRASREARPPFEGKASGLIDSIRNQFQTARSES, from the coding sequence ATGGGGCGAACGCTTCACCGTTACGTGTTCCTGCAGGTGCTGGGCCCATTCGCTGCCGGCCTTGCCCTGTTCACGTTCATCTTACTGATCGCCCGCATCATGAAGCTGGTGGAACTCGTGGTGAACCGTGGGGTGCCACTGGGACAGGTCCTGCTGTTGTTTTCGTACATTCTCCCGGCGTTCCTGGAGGTCACGGTCCCGATGGCGCTTCTCCTCGCGATCCTCATGGCCATCGGACGGATGTCGTCGGACAGCGAGCTCATCGCACTACGGGCATCTGGTCTGAGCCTCTACCAGATTTCGGTCCCGATCGCGGCATTCGCCGTGCTGATCTTTGCCGCATCGATGATGCTCTCCCTGCACGCCCGGCCCTGGGGCAATACTCGGCTGAAGACTGGAATCTTCGAACTCGCCCGAACTCGGGCAACGGCCGGGCTCACCGAGCACGTCTTCAACGACGACTTCGCAGGCCTCGTGATCTACGTGGAGGAGATCGAGCCCCCGGGTACGGAGCTCCGGCGCATCCTCCTTTCGGATCGGCGGAACCCCGAACAAGAGAATACCGTCATCGCGAGCCGCGGGACCCTCGTTGCCGACGAGACCGCGCAAACGCTCCACCTGCGGCTCCAGGACGGGGTCACGTTCACGAACGAGCCCGCACACAAGGAGTTCCACAAGACCGACTTCGTCGAGTACGACGTCTCCCTCGACCTCGGACAGGCATTGGGGCAGTTCGAGACCCGCGACCGCGACCCGAGCGAGATCCCGTTCGCAGAGCTGCAAAAGATCGTGGCGGACAGTTCGGGGACGACCGAGAAGGCGCTGAGCGAACGGATCGAACTCGCGCGACGCGTGGCGATTCCCTTTGCGGCGCTGATCTTCCCGCTGCTCGCAATCCCGCTGGGACTCCAGCCCGTGCGAGCCGTGCGCTCCCGAGGGCTCGCCATGAGCCTCGCCATAATTCTCATCTACTACCTGCTGCTCACCGCCGGCGATGCGCTCGCCGCGAACGAGGTGCTGCCCGTCCCGGTCGCCCTCTGGCTTCCCAACTCGATCCTGGGAGTGTCGGGCATGATCCTGTTCTTCCGGGCATCGCGCGAGGCCCGGCCGCCCTTCGAGGGGAAAGCCAGCGGCTTGATCGACTCGATTCGAAACCAGTTCCAGACCGCGCGGTCCGAGTCATGA
- the rlmB gene encoding 23S rRNA (guanosine(2251)-2'-O)-methyltransferase RlmB → MACGWHAVAAFLKARPDDVEGILATRENRTQAEYLASDAKVRVETSDPKSLGALSGGATHQGIAALGRPPRFWDLEEVLATKPDILVVLDGLTDPRNIGAILRTAEAAGAGGVIVAKDRAPGLTPSLVKAAAGAVEWLPIARVTNLVRSLGTLRSAGIWVIGLDGEAELNLGEPGAVPGLPAALVMGAEGEGVRPLMQKSCDRLVGIPMTGRTESLNVSVAAGIGLWELSRLRRGASS, encoded by the coding sequence GTGGCCTGCGGCTGGCACGCGGTCGCCGCCTTTCTCAAGGCGCGCCCGGACGATGTCGAGGGCATTCTCGCGACCCGGGAGAATCGTACTCAGGCGGAATACCTGGCCTCGGACGCCAAGGTGCGGGTGGAGACCAGCGACCCCAAGTCTCTGGGAGCTCTCTCTGGAGGTGCCACCCACCAGGGGATAGCCGCCCTGGGCCGACCCCCCCGATTCTGGGACCTCGAGGAGGTCCTGGCGACCAAACCCGACATTCTGGTGGTTTTGGACGGTCTGACCGACCCTCGGAACATCGGCGCGATCCTGCGAACGGCCGAAGCCGCCGGGGCGGGGGGCGTGATCGTCGCAAAGGACCGGGCTCCCGGCCTGACACCGTCGCTGGTTAAGGCCGCGGCGGGGGCGGTCGAATGGCTCCCGATCGCCCGGGTCACGAACCTGGTCAGGTCCCTCGGTACTCTGCGATCGGCCGGAATCTGGGTGATCGGGCTGGACGGCGAGGCGGAGCTGAATCTGGGGGAGCCGGGGGCCGTTCCAGGTCTACCGGCGGCGCTGGTGATGGGTGCGGAGGGGGAGGGCGTCCGGCCGCTGATGCAAAAGAGCTGCGACCGGTTGGTCGGGATCCCGATGACGGGCCGAACCGAGTCTCTGAACGTCTCCGTAGCTGCCGGAATCGGACTTTGGGAACTCTCTCGCCTTCGTCGCGGGGCGTCATCTTGA
- the rplA gene encoding 50S ribosomal protein L1: MSKRLTKAREGIDRTRRYSLAEALGLAVEAAPAKFDETVELAVVLGVDPRQAEQNVRGTCQLPHGTGKSVRVLVFAKGDKIKEAEDAGADFVGGDDLAQKIQGEGWLEFDKAIATPDMMAVVGKLGKVLGPRGLMPNPKVGTVTMDVSKAVAELKAGKVEYRVDKAGIIHVPIGKRSFGAEKLVDNAQCVIDSLLRAKPQAAKGTYMKAIAVSTTMGPGIRIDPVAVKAAA, from the coding sequence CTGAGTAAGAGACTGACGAAGGCCCGTGAGGGGATCGACCGCACGCGGCGCTACTCGCTGGCGGAGGCCCTCGGCCTCGCCGTCGAAGCGGCGCCCGCGAAGTTCGACGAGACCGTCGAACTGGCCGTGGTTTTGGGCGTCGACCCCCGCCAGGCAGAGCAGAACGTTCGCGGCACCTGCCAGCTCCCGCACGGGACCGGCAAGAGCGTGCGCGTCCTCGTGTTCGCCAAGGGGGACAAGATCAAAGAGGCGGAAGACGCCGGTGCCGACTTCGTCGGCGGCGACGATCTGGCTCAGAAGATCCAGGGCGAAGGCTGGCTCGAGTTCGACAAGGCCATCGCGACCCCAGACATGATGGCCGTCGTCGGCAAGCTCGGTAAGGTTCTCGGCCCTCGCGGCCTGATGCCGAACCCGAAGGTCGGGACCGTCACTATGGACGTGTCCAAGGCAGTCGCCGAGCTGAAGGCGGGCAAGGTCGAGTACCGCGTCGACAAGGCGGGGATCATCCACGTGCCGATCGGCAAGCGCTCTTTCGGCGCCGAGAAGCTCGTCGACAACGCCCAGTGCGTCATCGACAGCCTCCTGCGCGCCAAGCCGCAGGCCGCCAAGGGCACCTACATGAAGGCCATCGCCGTCTCGACGACGATGGGGCCGGGAATCCGCATCGATCCCGTGGCCGTGAAGGCGGCGGCTTGA
- the rplJ gene encoding 50S ribosomal protein L10 — MNVEAKAKAEVIEGLKDRLGRANIAIIAEPNGLNVAEVTGLRNKMREMEGEYKIAKNTLALRAFKESDFEPLHEMLVGQTALVFGYGDPVAVAKELVKFTKDNAEKLQIKGAILEGQLFAGEDVKQLAKLKTKDELRSQLLSVLTAPATQLVRLLSEPANQLARVIKARGDSGAPAD, encoded by the coding sequence GTGAACGTCGAAGCCAAAGCCAAAGCGGAAGTCATCGAGGGTCTGAAGGACCGGCTCGGTCGGGCCAACATTGCGATCATCGCCGAGCCCAACGGCCTGAACGTCGCGGAGGTCACCGGCCTGCGCAACAAGATGCGCGAGATGGAAGGCGAGTACAAAATCGCCAAGAACACGCTCGCGCTCCGGGCTTTCAAAGAAAGTGATTTCGAGCCCCTGCATGAGATGCTGGTCGGCCAGACCGCGCTCGTGTTCGGGTACGGCGACCCCGTCGCCGTCGCCAAGGAGCTCGTCAAGTTCACCAAGGACAATGCAGAGAAGCTCCAGATCAAAGGAGCGATTCTCGAAGGACAGCTCTTTGCGGGAGAAGACGTAAAGCAGCTTGCGAAGCTCAAGACGAAGGATGAGCTCCGCTCGCAGCTTCTCAGTGTTCTCACTGCACCGGCCACGCAACTCGTACGGCTTCTCAGTGAGCCGGCGAACCAGCTGGCGCGTGTCATTAAGGCGCGCGGCGACTCGGGCGCCCCGGCAGACTGA
- the lptG gene encoding LPS export ABC transporter permease LptG, with translation MSRSLWLPTVARYLLTEFGRALFMTLSAFILLYLCIDFFERIPRFLQHDPTTAQVVIYFLLKIPLIVAQIMPAAVLAATLLGLGGLARRAELMAMRACGISLWQIATPIVLACGVLSVAMLAFNEYVVPPSAARSDYIETVEIKNKTYRAHFRQRELWYQDRRGFTNIDRFDPKKSEIHGLTRYEFNDDFQLRRIVSATLARWNGSGWDSEGAYEVIVAPSGEVETKTLEPNGLGLKETPKDFTGVYRDAEHMSYAALAEQTRQLAAKGINTQDSQVELWLKIALPFASLVMSLIAIPLASRHSRQSSSAANVGIALVVGFSYWVVLALTTSLGKGELLPPVVAAWTANALFALIGAVFFLGSE, from the coding sequence ATGAGCAGAAGCCTCTGGCTGCCGACCGTCGCGCGCTATCTGCTCACCGAGTTCGGACGCGCACTCTTCATGACGCTCTCCGCGTTCATCCTGCTCTACCTCTGCATCGATTTCTTCGAGCGGATCCCACGCTTCCTCCAGCACGATCCCACGACCGCCCAGGTCGTCATCTATTTTCTCCTAAAGATCCCTCTGATCGTCGCTCAGATCATGCCCGCGGCAGTCCTGGCCGCTACCCTCCTCGGTCTCGGCGGGCTCGCCCGGCGGGCGGAACTCATGGCGATGCGAGCGTGCGGGATCAGCCTCTGGCAGATCGCAACACCGATCGTGCTCGCGTGCGGTGTCCTCTCGGTCGCCATGCTCGCCTTCAACGAGTACGTCGTCCCTCCAAGTGCAGCCCGCTCGGACTACATCGAAACCGTAGAGATCAAGAACAAGACGTACCGAGCGCACTTTCGGCAGCGCGAGCTCTGGTACCAGGACAGGCGCGGCTTCACGAACATCGACCGATTCGACCCCAAGAAGAGCGAGATTCACGGTCTGACCCGGTACGAGTTCAACGACGACTTCCAACTACGGCGCATCGTCTCTGCGACACTCGCCCGCTGGAACGGAAGTGGTTGGGACAGCGAGGGCGCCTACGAAGTGATTGTCGCCCCGAGTGGAGAGGTCGAAACGAAGACACTAGAGCCCAACGGGCTCGGGCTGAAGGAAACGCCCAAGGACTTCACCGGCGTCTACCGGGACGCCGAGCACATGAGCTACGCGGCCCTCGCCGAGCAGACCCGTCAGCTTGCGGCCAAGGGCATCAACACACAGGACTCGCAGGTCGAGTTGTGGCTGAAAATCGCGCTGCCGTTCGCGAGCCTCGTGATGTCCCTCATCGCGATTCCCCTGGCATCACGACACAGCCGCCAATCCAGTTCGGCCGCGAACGTGGGCATCGCCCTGGTGGTGGGCTTCAGCTACTGGGTCGTCCTCGCGCTCACGACCAGCCTCGGCAAAGGAGAGCTGCTCCCACCGGTGGTCGCCGCGTGGACGGCAAACGCTCTCTTCGCCTTGATCGGCGCCGTGTTCTTCCTCGGCAGCG
- the rplK gene encoding 50S ribosomal protein L11, with amino-acid sequence MAKKVIGEIKLQIPAGSANPSPPVGPALGQRGVNIMEFCKAFNAQTQSQAGLIIPVIITVYADRSFTFITKTPPASVLLKKAAGLQKGSQEPRRTMVGEVTRAQVREIATTKLPDLNAVTMDAAERIVEGTARSMGLTVVD; translated from the coding sequence GTGGCAAAGAAGGTCATCGGAGAGATCAAACTCCAGATTCCGGCAGGTTCGGCGAACCCGAGCCCGCCCGTGGGTCCTGCACTCGGTCAGCGTGGCGTGAACATCATGGAGTTCTGCAAGGCGTTCAACGCCCAGACGCAGAGCCAAGCCGGGTTGATCATCCCGGTCATCATCACGGTGTACGCGGACCGTTCATTCACTTTCATCACGAAGACCCCGCCCGCTTCAGTTCTGCTGAAGAAGGCCGCGGGCCTTCAGAAGGGATCGCAGGAGCCGCGCCGAACGATGGTCGGTGAGGTTACGCGCGCTCAGGTGCGTGAGATCGCAACGACCAAGCTGCCCGACTTGAACGCCGTCACGATGGATGCGGCGGAGCGCATCGTCGAAGGGACGGCGCGCAGCATGGGCCTAACGGTGGTGGACTGA
- the rplL gene encoding 50S ribosomal protein L7/L12, with the protein MPITAEKMNEIIDQLSELTIMEVSQLVSALEEKWGVSAAAPVAVAAAGAGGDAGGEAAPEKDEFNVILKAAGEKKIQVIKAVREITGLGLKEAKDLVDGAPKAVKEGATKDEAEEMKKKIEEAGGTVELD; encoded by the coding sequence ATGCCCATCACGGCGGAGAAGATGAACGAGATCATCGACCAGCTTTCGGAGCTGACGATCATGGAAGTTTCGCAGCTTGTGAGCGCGCTCGAGGAGAAGTGGGGCGTCAGTGCTGCTGCTCCGGTCGCGGTCGCTGCAGCTGGAGCCGGCGGCGACGCCGGCGGCGAGGCCGCGCCCGAGAAGGATGAGTTCAACGTCATCCTGAAGGCGGCCGGCGAGAAGAAGATCCAGGTCATCAAGGCGGTACGCGAGATCACTGGTCTCGGCCTGAAGGAAGCCAAGGATCTCGTCGACGGCGCGCCCAAGGCGGTTAAGGAAGGCGCGACCAAGGACGAGGCCGAAGAGATGAAGAAGAAGATCGAGGAGGCCGGCGGTACCGTCGAGCTGGACTAG
- the nusG gene encoding transcription termination/antitermination protein NusG, with protein sequence MSGSTESSGGASPPAAGRWYVVHTYSGYEAKVKASLDERRRSETAKKQAELANLEARENPNDKELVVIAEFKVALEQLDSFQNILVPAEKVVELVKGQRRTSTRKFFPGYILVNVGILGDFIKGLIKSTPRVTGFVGGTDDPPAISESEVMEITQQMEEGATKPRVLFSAGDSVKVIDGPFQDFNGTVEEVKPEKGKLRVLISIFGRATPVELEFVQVEKA encoded by the coding sequence ATGTCCGGTTCGACGGAGTCTTCCGGAGGCGCATCGCCGCCTGCCGCGGGACGCTGGTACGTCGTCCACACATACTCGGGGTACGAGGCCAAAGTGAAGGCCTCGCTCGACGAGCGTCGTCGCTCGGAGACCGCCAAGAAGCAGGCCGAACTGGCCAACCTCGAGGCGAGAGAGAATCCGAACGACAAAGAACTGGTGGTCATCGCCGAGTTCAAAGTCGCGCTCGAGCAGTTGGACTCGTTTCAGAACATTTTGGTACCGGCCGAGAAGGTCGTCGAGCTCGTAAAAGGGCAACGACGCACCTCTACGCGCAAGTTCTTCCCGGGCTACATCCTGGTCAACGTCGGGATCCTCGGGGACTTCATCAAGGGGCTGATCAAGTCTACGCCGCGGGTCACGGGATTCGTCGGCGGGACGGACGATCCCCCCGCGATCAGCGAGTCGGAAGTCATGGAGATCACCCAGCAGATGGAAGAGGGGGCTACCAAGCCCAGGGTCCTCTTCTCTGCAGGCGACAGCGTCAAGGTGATCGACGGTCCGTTCCAGGACTTCAACGGTACGGTGGAAGAAGTGAAGCCCGAAAAGGGCAAGCTCCGCGTCCTGATCAGCATCTTTGGTCGGGCTACGCCTGTGGAGCTGGAATTCGTTCAGGTCGAAAAGGCCTGA
- the secE gene encoding preprotein translocase subunit SecE, translating to MAKQSESRGAQGGAQSKVGEIISAGPRSIQFVKEAWQELQKVHWPTRKETYQATAVVLVVVGISAVFLGLVDFALSFAMQYIMGTS from the coding sequence ATGGCGAAGCAGTCGGAAAGCCGCGGTGCTCAGGGCGGTGCCCAGAGCAAGGTGGGTGAGATAATTTCGGCTGGTCCGCGTTCGATCCAGTTCGTAAAAGAAGCATGGCAGGAGTTGCAGAAGGTCCACTGGCCTACCCGCAAGGAGACCTACCAGGCGACTGCCGTCGTCCTGGTGGTCGTCGGAATTTCAGCGGTTTTCCTGGGTTTGGTCGACTTCGCACTCTCGTTCGCCATGCAATACATCATGGGCACTTCATGA